In SAR324 cluster bacterium, one DNA window encodes the following:
- a CDS encoding chemotaxis protein CheW: MGLKEKSKYEDSYEFSNHEGQQYVSFKIAEETYMVDIKKVREFITYDRISIIPNLPEHYKGVINLRGSIIPVMDLRLRFGYPQLEYNERTVLMTIFVEEKLIGMVVDKVLDVINLPAENLQPPPETEMIVERQFLEALCEWKGEMLILLNLDSLFAQDKAIQALIGNTENSN, encoded by the coding sequence ATGGGGTTAAAAGAGAAATCTAAATATGAAGACTCCTATGAATTTTCAAATCATGAGGGGCAGCAATATGTAAGTTTCAAGATTGCAGAGGAAACTTACATGGTGGATATTAAAAAAGTACGTGAATTCATTACATATGATCGAATTTCAATCATTCCAAATTTACCGGAACATTATAAGGGAGTGATTAATTTGAGAGGCTCCATTATTCCTGTAATGGACCTGAGATTACGATTTGGATATCCCCAATTAGAATACAACGAAAGAACAGTTTTAATGACTATTTTTGTTGAAGAAAAACTCATTGGAATGGTAGTTGACAAAGTATTGGATGTTATAAATTTGCCAGCTGAAAATCTACAACCTCCACCTGAAACAGAAATGATTGTAGAAAGACAATTCTTGGAGGCTCTTTGTGAATGGAAAGGAGAAATGTTGATTTTACTAAATTTGGATTCATTATTTGCCCAAGATAAGGCTATTCAAGCATTAATAGGCAACACTGAAAATAGTAATTGA
- a CDS encoding methyl-accepting chemotaxis protein: MTKNSLQAKLLVLVLAVTLTSIIVISYISISTLQNALESKALQQMVSIREVQKSALENQFNNYRKQIQTMAQSNYVIEAMKSFDKSFKSYPSELLQYEPQITNQQRSKELRSYYTGEFAEEFQKKNGIRTERTNEIFSRLSPEAIAFQHAFIADNPNPLGSKHLMDKKNYLDRIDYVEYHTHYHPYFRNFLEKFGYYDIFLVEPENGRIVYSVFKELDYATSLVDGPYSQSNFAAAFRAVQGSRNSDLVKMVDFDEYYPSYQSAASFLSVPIIDGDEPVGVLVFQIPIDQINTTMTNNGSWNSVGLGRSGETYMVSNDYSMRNDSRLLIENPDSFFGNLQKQNTPAEKITRIRSLQSSILIQNAKSEATIRAIQGEKGTALVTNYLGNHVLSAFSPLNIPDVNWAIISEIEEAEVNEYTNELIMLIIAIAILISIVAMLITFFYVRSSLAKPLKQMVAQVQELEITKTLDLRRRDEIGQIANAIDLFTTRLFEIVTKIKDRAADISSSSQILAEGSQDLATRTEEQSSSLEETASAMEEMTSNVQQNAESANHANHISQNMREVVEERKSLLQSLLGQTISSNQSDIDKVRESNGEYFVKAEQMNDQMVLAMRGIGESSEKISGITSVINDIAFQTNLLALNASVEAARAGEHGKGFAVVAAEVRNLAHRSAEASEEISTLIKNSLEQVAKGTSLMGEVNTVVQEMIQKADQALEALKENSRQNLEKLNNQTTDNLKEIQTAVSEVTDLIENIKAASNEQAEGIRQVNIAVSELDRITQQNALLVDESATTSRLMSDHSNELMKIIEVFKLEQIEYRPDEISGSSQKLLTNTKNNQSSGGMRHSSSIDDGLPDFE; this comes from the coding sequence ATGACTAAGAACTCCCTCCAAGCTAAACTTTTGGTTCTTGTGTTGGCTGTCACGCTCACTTCGATCATTGTGATTAGTTACATCAGTATCTCAACACTTCAAAACGCTTTGGAATCAAAAGCTTTACAGCAAATGGTCTCAATAAGAGAGGTGCAAAAATCTGCTTTGGAAAATCAGTTCAACAATTACCGGAAGCAGATTCAAACCATGGCGCAATCAAACTATGTAATTGAAGCAATGAAGAGTTTTGATAAGTCATTTAAAAGCTATCCTAGTGAACTGCTTCAGTACGAACCACAGATAACGAATCAACAAAGATCAAAGGAATTGCGATCTTATTATACAGGAGAATTTGCAGAAGAATTTCAGAAAAAAAATGGCATTAGGACAGAAAGAACCAATGAGATATTCAGTCGCTTAAGTCCTGAAGCAATTGCATTTCAGCATGCTTTTATTGCGGATAATCCTAATCCGTTGGGAAGCAAACATCTAATGGATAAAAAAAATTATCTTGACAGAATAGATTATGTTGAATATCACACACATTACCATCCATATTTTCGTAATTTTTTAGAGAAATTTGGGTATTATGATATATTTTTAGTAGAGCCTGAAAATGGTAGGATCGTCTATAGTGTTTTCAAAGAATTAGATTATGCAACTTCCTTAGTAGATGGACCATACTCCCAATCAAATTTTGCAGCTGCTTTCCGAGCTGTTCAGGGAAGTCGAAATTCGGATTTGGTAAAGATGGTTGATTTTGACGAATATTATCCGTCCTATCAAAGTGCAGCTAGCTTCTTGTCCGTTCCAATTATCGATGGTGATGAACCAGTGGGAGTTCTGGTGTTTCAAATTCCAATTGACCAAATCAATACTACTATGACCAATAATGGAAGTTGGAATTCTGTTGGTTTGGGCAGGTCAGGTGAAACGTACATGGTCTCTAATGACTATTCGATGCGGAACGATTCACGTTTACTAATTGAGAACCCAGATAGTTTTTTTGGAAATCTGCAGAAGCAAAACACTCCTGCCGAAAAGATTACTCGAATCAGAAGTCTCCAAAGTAGTATTTTGATTCAGAATGCTAAATCGGAAGCAACAATTCGTGCGATCCAAGGTGAAAAAGGAACTGCTTTGGTTACTAACTATCTCGGTAACCATGTTCTGAGTGCATTTAGTCCGTTGAACATACCTGACGTTAATTGGGCAATCATTTCGGAGATCGAGGAAGCGGAGGTAAATGAATATACTAACGAATTGATCATGTTGATCATTGCTATTGCAATTTTGATCTCAATTGTTGCTATGTTGATCACATTTTTCTATGTGCGTAGTAGCCTAGCAAAACCTTTAAAGCAAATGGTTGCACAGGTCCAGGAACTTGAGATTACAAAGACCCTTGACCTGAGAAGAAGGGATGAAATTGGCCAAATTGCAAACGCCATTGATTTGTTCACCACTCGACTCTTTGAAATTGTTACCAAAATTAAGGATCGTGCTGCAGACATCAGTAGTTCTTCACAAATTTTGGCAGAAGGGAGTCAAGATCTTGCTACCAGAACAGAGGAGCAATCCTCTTCACTTGAAGAAACTGCTTCTGCAATGGAAGAGATGACTTCAAACGTTCAGCAAAATGCTGAAAGTGCAAATCATGCCAATCACATTTCACAAAATATGCGTGAAGTTGTTGAGGAAAGGAAATCCCTACTCCAATCCCTTCTAGGTCAAACAATAAGTTCCAATCAGAGCGACATTGATAAAGTGAGAGAGTCGAACGGTGAATACTTTGTGAAGGCGGAGCAGATGAATGATCAGATGGTTCTTGCAATGAGGGGAATTGGAGAAAGTTCTGAAAAAATCTCCGGGATCACCTCCGTCATTAACGACATTGCTTTTCAAACGAATCTATTGGCTTTAAATGCGTCAGTAGAAGCAGCGCGTGCCGGAGAGCATGGGAAAGGGTTTGCGGTTGTCGCAGCTGAAGTTAGAAATTTGGCTCATCGCTCTGCAGAGGCCTCTGAAGAGATAAGTACCTTGATCAAGAACAGCTTGGAGCAGGTCGCTAAAGGCACTTCCTTGATGGGAGAAGTCAATACTGTTGTTCAAGAAATGATTCAAAAAGCTGATCAGGCTCTGGAAGCCCTGAAGGAAAATTCTCGACAGAATCTTGAAAAACTAAATAATCAAACCACTGATAATTTGAAGGAGATTCAAACAGCGGTTTCCGAAGTGACCGATCTGATTGAAAACATCAAAGCTGCTTCAAATGAACAAGCGGAAGGTATCCGACAAGTCAATATCGCAGTTTCAGAACTTGACAGGATTACTCAGCAAAATGCCCTCTTGGTGGATGAGTCAGCGACTACCAGTCGATTAATGTCTGATCATTCTAATGAATTAATGAAAATCATTGAAGTCTTCAAATTGGAGCAAATCGAATACAGACCAGATGAAATATCAGGTTCTTCTCAAAAATTACTGACAAACACCAAGAATAATCAGTCATCAGGGGGTATGCGTCACAGTAGTTCCATTGATGACGGACTCCCAGATTTTGAGTGA
- a CDS encoding CheR family methyltransferase: protein MIGKRVKATFKKSVIDYLSFLETNPNHPEWVEIEQILTIQKTEFFRESSQMKFFEEMILPEIKHRKSKERYSKVRAWSCGCSTGEEAYTLSILFHQRFLPSTEWDVRILASDVHQNALEIGQNAEYTEESLQNVSKENKLNYFEKIGQNYCVIEPLKEIIQFRKINLISDNYPIKTKFSVIFCRNLLIYMTPFWQNTIVNRLRNYLEPGGYLLLGHSEYLADKKDFQLTKFNAFQSPIF, encoded by the coding sequence ATGATTGGGAAGCGGGTCAAAGCTACCTTCAAAAAGAGCGTCATTGACTATCTTTCGTTTCTAGAGACAAATCCGAATCATCCTGAATGGGTAGAGATTGAGCAAATTTTAACAATTCAGAAGACGGAATTTTTCAGGGAATCCTCCCAGATGAAATTCTTTGAAGAGATGATTCTACCTGAAATTAAACATAGGAAATCTAAAGAGCGTTATTCAAAAGTACGTGCTTGGAGTTGTGGCTGCTCTACTGGGGAAGAGGCCTATACTCTTTCAATTCTCTTCCATCAGAGATTTCTTCCTTCCACTGAGTGGGATGTTCGAATTCTGGCTTCTGACGTTCATCAGAATGCTTTGGAAATTGGCCAAAATGCTGAGTACACAGAAGAATCATTACAAAATGTCTCCAAAGAAAACAAACTGAATTATTTTGAGAAAATTGGCCAAAATTATTGTGTCATTGAACCTTTGAAAGAGATTATTCAATTTCGTAAAATCAACTTGATTTCTGATAATTATCCCATAAAAACAAAATTTAGCGTTATCTTCTGCCGTAATCTATTGATTTACATGACGCCATTCTGGCAAAATACAATTGTAAATCGTTTGAGAAACTATCTGGAACCAGGTGGTTATCTACTCTTGGGGCACTCTGAATATTTGGCTGACAAAAAAGATTTTCAGCTTACCAAATTTAATGCTTTTCAATCTCCCATCTTCTAA